One genomic window of Eleginops maclovinus isolate JMC-PN-2008 ecotype Puerto Natales chromosome 12, JC_Emac_rtc_rv5, whole genome shotgun sequence includes the following:
- the mapkapk5 gene encoding LOW QUALITY PROTEIN: MAP kinase-activated protein kinase 5 (The sequence of the model RefSeq protein was modified relative to this genomic sequence to represent the inferred CDS: deleted 1 base in 1 codon), with product MSEDNNADKFIKETSILDEYNINWTQKLGAGISGPVRVCVKKSSQERLALKILIDRPKARNEVRLHMMCAQHPNIVQILEVYANSVQFPHESSPRARLLIVMEMMEGGELFHRISQHRHFTEKMASQVTKQISQALEHCHSLNIAHRDLKPENLLFKDNSLDAPVKLCDFGFAKIDQGDLMTPQFTPYYVAPQVLEAQRRHQKEKSGIIPTSPTPYTYNKSCDLWSLGVIIYVMLCGYPPFYSKHHSRTIPKDMRKKIMTGSFDFPEDEWSQISEMAKDIVRKLLKVKPEERLTIEGVLDHPWLNCTEALDNVLPSAQMMMDKAVVAGIQQAHAEQLANMRIQDLNVSLKPLNSVNNPILRKRKLLGPKPSDGFFIHDPENGGEDSNVALEKLRDVIAQCILPQAGENEDEKLNEVMYDAWRFNRDCKQLRDGLPGLSWDGRSFSDKVDRLKLAEIVKQAIEEKTNLEESH from the exons AGTTTGTGTGAAGAAGTCTTCTCAGGAACGCCTGGCCCTGAAGATCCTCATTGATCGCCCCAAGGCCAGGAATGAA GTGCGTCTCCATATGATGTGTGCACAGCACCCAAACATAGTGCAAATCTTGGAGGTTTACGCCAATAGTGTCCAGTTCCCACACGAGTCCAGCccaag AGCGAGGCTCCTAATTGTTATGGAGATGATGGAGGGAGGCGAGCTTTTCCACAGAATCAGTCAGCACAGGCACTTTACGGAAAAGATGGCCAGCCAGGTCACTAAACAG ATCAGTCAAGCCTTGGAACATTGTCACTCCCTCAATATTGCACATCGCGACCTGAAGCCAGAGAACCTGCTTTTTAAGGATAACTCTCTG GATGCACCTGTGAAGTTGTGTGACTTTGGCTTTGCCAAAATTGATCAAGGGGACTTGATGACCCCTCAGTTCACTCCCTACTATGTAGCACCTCAG GTACTTGAGGCTCAAAGAAGACACCAGAAAGAAAAGTCTGGAATTATACCTACCTCACCCACTCCTTATACCTATAACAAG AGCTGTGACTTGTGGTCTCTCGGTGTGATCATCTACGTGATGCTCTGTGGCTATCCTCCCTTCTACTCCAAGCACCACAGTCGCACCATCCCAAAGGACATGAGGAAGAAGATAATGACCGGAAGCTTTGACTTC CCTGAAGATGAGTGGAGCCAGATCTCTGAGATGGCCAAGGACATTGTACGCAA GCTGCTGAAGGTGAAACCAGAGGAGAGACTCACTATTGAGGGAGTTTTGGATCACCCTTGGCTTAACTGCACGGAGGCCCTGGACAACGTTCTGCCCTCAGCACAGATGATGATGGACAAG GCGGTAGTGGCTGGTATCCAGCAGGCCCATGCAGAGCAACTGGCAAACATGAGAATTCAGGATCTGAACGTCAGCCTGAAGCCTCTTAACTCTGTCAACAACCCAATCCTCAGGAAGCGGAAACTACTAGG CCCCAAGCCAAGTGATGGTTTCTTCATCCATGATCCAGAGAACGGAGGGGAGGACTCAAACGTAGCGCTGGAAAAATTACGAGACGTCATTGCACAGTGTATACTACCACAAGCTG GAGAGAATGAAGATGAGAAGCTGAACGAGGTGATGTATGACGCCTGGAGGTTCAACAGAGACTGTAAACAGCTGAGAGACGGGCTGCCGGGGCTCAGCTGGGACG GGCGATCCTTCTCCGATAAAGTCGACCGCTTGAAATTGGCTGAAATAGTGAAGCAGGCCATCGAAGAGAAGACGAATCTTGAAGAATCTCATTAG
- the ostf1 gene encoding osteoclast-stimulating factor 1, with protein sequence MSKPPPKPAKPGQVKVFRALFTFDPRTPDELFFEEGDFLYISDTSDSNWWKGTCRGRNGLIPSNYVAELAESIDNPMHEAAKRGNLSWLRECLENKVGINGLDKAGNTALYWACHGGHKDVVEVLLSQPNVELNQQNKLGDTVLHAAAWKGYSDIVEMLLNKNPRTDIRNNENKLALEMATNAMCATLLKRKQGSNITRTHSNAEEYLDDEDSD encoded by the exons ATGTCGAAGCCTCCTCCCAAGCCGGCCAAGCCAG GCCAAGTCAAGGTGTTCCGAGCTTTGTTCACCTTTGACCCCAGAACA CCAGATGAGCTGTTTTTTGAAGAAGGAGATTTCTTGTACATCTCTGACACA AGTGACAGTAATTGGTGGAAGGGGACATGCAGAGGAAGGAATGGACTAATTCCAAGTAACTATG tggCTGAGCTGGCAGAGTCCATTGACAACCCAATGCATGAAGCAGCCAAACGAG gTAATCTGAGCTGGCTGAGGGAATGTCTGGAGAACAAGGTTGGAATCAACGGGCTGGATAAAGCTGGAAACACTGCCCTCTACTGGGCATGCCATGGAGGGCATAAAG ATGTGGTGGAGGTGTTGCTAAGCCAGCCCAACGTTGAGCTCAACCAGCAG aACAAACTCGGGGACACGGTTCTGCACGCTGCTGCCTGGAAGGGTTATTCTGACATTGTGGAAATGTTGCTAAACAAGA atCCGAGAACAGACATCAGGAACAACGAGAATAAACTCGCTCTGGAGATGGCCACCAACGCAATGTGTGCGACACTTCTCAAAAGGAAGCAGGGAAGCA ACATCACCCGCACACACAGCAACGCTGAAGAGTATTTGGACGACGAGGACTCGGACTGA
- the LOC134873948 gene encoding gamma-glutamyl hydrolase isoform X1 gives MRNMTHTGFSTFAWLFFACCFCYSIAFPTNLNQEASNDRPVIGILTQMISDEVMKPFGKTYIPSSYVKYIESGGSRVIPIRLTLTTDDYETIFRNINGLVFIGGAVNLETSDYARVAKIFYRLALKANDNGDFFPIWGTCMGMQLLTVLVAGKNLLANTMAENIALPLNLTNEADSSRMFEGFPKELMEALTKEPITGNFHHYGLPVKTFHANKALHSFFSLLSTNVAENGVHFASTIEGKRYPFYGVQWHPEVNRFQWDGKHNFPHSAHAVQLSSLLAQFFVNEGRRSLHQFDNPEEEASSLIYNNTPVYAGNFTGYEQIYFF, from the exons AT GAGAAACATGACCCACACAGGATTTTCAACTTTTGCGTGGCTGTTTTTTGCCTGCTGCTTCTGCTACAGCATAGCTTTTCCAACTAATCTCAACCAAGAAGCTTCAAACGACAGACCTGTGATCG GTATTTTGACTCAGATGATTTCAGATGAAGTCATGAAACCCTTCGGGAAGACCTACATACCTTCCTCTTATGTGAAATACATTGAGTCTGGAGGCAGCAGAGTGATACCTATCAG ATTGACTCTTACCACCGATGATTATGAAACAATCTTCAGAAATATAAATGG CTTGGTTTTCATCGGGGGGGCAGTAAATTTGGAGACATCAGACTATGCCAGGGTGGCCAAAATTTTTTACAGACTTGCTCTCAAG GCCAATGACAATGGGGACTTCTTCCCCATCTGGGGCACATGCATGGGCATGCAGCTCCTGACTGTGCTGGTGGCCGGTAAAAATCTGCTGGCAAACACCATGGCTGAGAACATAGCACTGCCCCTCAACCTGACCAACG AGGCTGACTCCAGTAGGATGTTTGAAGGTTTCCCCAAAGAACTCATGGAGGCTTTGACCAAAGAACCTATCACCGGCAATTTTCACCACTATGGACTACCAGTAAAG ACCTTTCACGCGAACAAGGCGCTGCACAGTTTTTTCTCCCTGTTGTCTACAAATGTTGCTGAAAACGGAGTCCACTTTGCTTCAACTATAGAAG GTAAAAGATATCCTTTCTATGGAGTCCAGTGGCACCCAGAGGTGAATCGTTTTCAGTGGGACGGAAAGCATAACTTTCCTCACTCTGCTCACGCTGTCCAGCTATCTTCCCTGCTCGCACAGTTTTTTGTCAATGAAG GAAGGAGAAGTTTACATCAGTTCGACAATCCTGAGGAAGAGGCCTCGTCTCTGATTTACAACAACACGCCTGTATATGCTGGAAACTTCACAGGATACGAACAGATCTACTTCTTCTGA
- the LOC134873948 gene encoding gamma-glutamyl hydrolase isoform X2 translates to MTHTGFSTFAWLFFACCFCYSIAFPTNLNQEASNDRPVIGILTQMISDEVMKPFGKTYIPSSYVKYIESGGSRVIPIRLTLTTDDYETIFRNINGLVFIGGAVNLETSDYARVAKIFYRLALKANDNGDFFPIWGTCMGMQLLTVLVAGKNLLANTMAENIALPLNLTNEADSSRMFEGFPKELMEALTKEPITGNFHHYGLPVKTFHANKALHSFFSLLSTNVAENGVHFASTIEGKRYPFYGVQWHPEVNRFQWDGKHNFPHSAHAVQLSSLLAQFFVNEGRRSLHQFDNPEEEASSLIYNNTPVYAGNFTGYEQIYFF, encoded by the exons ATGACCCACACAGGATTTTCAACTTTTGCGTGGCTGTTTTTTGCCTGCTGCTTCTGCTACAGCATAGCTTTTCCAACTAATCTCAACCAAGAAGCTTCAAACGACAGACCTGTGATCG GTATTTTGACTCAGATGATTTCAGATGAAGTCATGAAACCCTTCGGGAAGACCTACATACCTTCCTCTTATGTGAAATACATTGAGTCTGGAGGCAGCAGAGTGATACCTATCAG ATTGACTCTTACCACCGATGATTATGAAACAATCTTCAGAAATATAAATGG CTTGGTTTTCATCGGGGGGGCAGTAAATTTGGAGACATCAGACTATGCCAGGGTGGCCAAAATTTTTTACAGACTTGCTCTCAAG GCCAATGACAATGGGGACTTCTTCCCCATCTGGGGCACATGCATGGGCATGCAGCTCCTGACTGTGCTGGTGGCCGGTAAAAATCTGCTGGCAAACACCATGGCTGAGAACATAGCACTGCCCCTCAACCTGACCAACG AGGCTGACTCCAGTAGGATGTTTGAAGGTTTCCCCAAAGAACTCATGGAGGCTTTGACCAAAGAACCTATCACCGGCAATTTTCACCACTATGGACTACCAGTAAAG ACCTTTCACGCGAACAAGGCGCTGCACAGTTTTTTCTCCCTGTTGTCTACAAATGTTGCTGAAAACGGAGTCCACTTTGCTTCAACTATAGAAG GTAAAAGATATCCTTTCTATGGAGTCCAGTGGCACCCAGAGGTGAATCGTTTTCAGTGGGACGGAAAGCATAACTTTCCTCACTCTGCTCACGCTGTCCAGCTATCTTCCCTGCTCGCACAGTTTTTTGTCAATGAAG GAAGGAGAAGTTTACATCAGTTCGACAATCCTGAGGAAGAGGCCTCGTCTCTGATTTACAACAACACGCCTGTATATGCTGGAAACTTCACAGGATACGAACAGATCTACTTCTTCTGA